Within Flavobacteriales bacterium, the genomic segment TATCAAACCTAATTTGCTATGGAGAGCATTTGTAAAAACCTACGCGTTATCAGGGAGATCAAAGGTTTGTCTCAGGAATATATGAGTCTAAAGCTACACATATCTCAATCGGCTTACGCCAAACTCGAACGTGGCGAAACCAGAATGACCGTCCAACGACTGAAGGAGATTTGCTCCATTTTGGAGATCGATGTACCGCAGCTCTTCAGGGAGAGCCACTTACTTGAACGTCTTCAAGGTCGATCGGCTCCGAGTGTTTCCCCTGAGGTCAGACTCAAGGCCAACTACATGACCCATTTAGATTCGCTACAAGATGAATTATTGTTGCTCAAAGAAGAGCGAAAACGACTACTGAGAATTCTGGAGCAACTGAGCAGACCTCCGAAGTCGGCATAACTGCGAACGCTCTGGACTGGGGACATGTTCCGAGGGCGGGCAAAAAGGTCATTTTTCGTACCTTTGACCCTTACTAAAGTCTCTACGTATGAGCAGCGATTCCAATTCAAAAACCGATCAGAATATTTCTTTCGACGACTTTAAAGCAGAGGTGATCAAGGATTATCGAATCGGTGTGGAATCGAGAGAAGCAAGCTTGTTGGGTCGTCGCGAGGTTCTAACCGGGAAGGCCAAGTTCGGAATTTTCGGAGATGGTAAAGAAGTGGCCCAGTTGGCGATGGCGAAGGTCTTTCGCAATGGAGACTTTAGATCGGGTTACTATCGCGACCAAACCTTTATGATGGCCATCGACGCATTGTCTATCCAAGAGCACTTTGCCGCTCTCTACGCGCACCCGGACATCGACATCGAGCCTGCATCAGGTGGTCGCCAAATGGGTGGGCATTTCGCCACGCAATCGCTTACCGAAGACGGCACATGGAAAGAGCTGACAGCGCAAAAGAACTCGAGTGCCGATATTTCCCCGACGGCCGGTCAAATGGCGAGGTTAGTTGGTTTAGCTCAGGCTTCCAAAGTATATCGCAATAATGAAGCTCTGTCCGACCGAACCCAATTCTCGAAGAAGGGAAATGAGATCGCCTTTGGAACTATTGGTAATGCGTCGACTTCGGAAGGAGTATTTTTTGAAGCTATCAACGCTATTGGAGTACTTCAGGTACCCGTTGTCATGTCGGTCTGGGATGATGAATATGGAATTTCGGTACCGGCTAAGTACCAGACTACCAAAGAGAACATTTCTGAGATCTTAAAGGGCTTTCAGCTTGACGAAACAGGCTCGGGGTTCGAGATCCTAAAGGTTGAGGGTTGGAATTATCCCGCACTTGTTGAAACGTACCAAAAAGCTGAGCGCATTGCACGAGAAGAGCACGTACCCGTTTTAATCCACGTCGTTGAGGTTACTCAACCACAAGGGCACAGCACCTCGGGTAGTCACGAGCGTTATAAATCACCCGAGCGCTTACAGTGGGAAAAAGACAACGATTGCTTACTGAAAATGAAGCAATGGATGCTCGAATCGGCCATTGCTACTGAGGAAGAGCTCGAAACCATTGAAAAAGAGAGTGTAAAGGCGGTAAGAGTCGCCAAGTCGGAAGCGTGGAAAGCCTTTTTGGCTCCGATCAAAGACGAATGCAGCAAGGCCATAGAATTAATACGCCAGTGTGCAAATGAGAGCGGTCAAAAGGCCTTCATCAACAAAATCGCAGACGATCTCGATGCCATGATGGATCCTATTCGTCGGGGCATTCATCACTCCATTCGGAGAACTCTCTGGCTTTCACGTGGCGAGCATACAGAGGCAAGAGCGACACTTCAACAATTCCTCGATGTGGAGCGCCAAAAGAACAGCGACCGATATAATAGCCATTTGTACAGTGAATCGGCTTTTTCTGCTCGAAAGGTTGAACCAGTAAACGCCGAATACGAAGGCAATAAGGAGGCGGTTGACGGGCGTATGGTGCTTCGAAACAATTTTGACAGGATTTTAAGCGAACGTCCGGATGTACTCATATTCGGTGAAGACAGCGGTAAGATCGGCGATGTAAACCAAGGGCTTGAAGGTTTGCAAGATAAGCACGGCGAATCACGCGTTTTTGATACCGGTATTCGCGAAAGCACGATCGTTGGTCAGGGTATTGGTATGGCCATGAGAGGCTTGCGTCCGATAGCGGAAATCCAGTATCTCGACTACTTGCTTTACGCGCTTCAGACCATGAGCGATGATCTGGCAACTCTGCAGTACCGTACCAAAGGCCGTCAGAAAGCCCCCTTGATCATCCGCACACGCGGACACCGGCTAGAAGGAATATGGCACTCCGGTTCCCCCATGGGCATGATCGTTCATGCCTGTCGTGGAATCAACGTGTTGGTGCCTCGCGATATGACTCGAGCAGCCGGTTTCTACAACACCCTTCTCGATAGCGACGAGCCCGGGTTGATCGTAGAATGTTTGAATGGATATCGACTCAAGGAGAATATGCCATCGAACCTAGCTGAGATTCGAACTCCGGTGGGCGTACCTGAGGTAATCGCCGAAGGCACCGACGTAACCTTGGTGACTTACGGTTCAAACTGTAGGATCGCGCTTGAGGCGGCAAAGTATATCGGGGAATTGGGCATTTCAATAGAGATCATCGACGTGCAATCGCTCGTTCCTTTCGACCTGGATCACATGATCGTAGAACATTTGAAGAACACCAATAGAGTCGTTTTCCTCGACGAGGATGTTCCCGGAGGTGCTTCGGCCTATATGATGCAAAAAGTGCTTGAAGAGCAAGGAGGATACTATCACCTCGATAGTGAACCGGTTACCATTGCGAGTAAGGAACATCGTCCGGCCTACGGTAGCGACGGGGATTATTTCAGCAAGCCAAGCGTTGACGACGTGGTTGAAGCGGTTTATGGACTTATGCGTGAAGCTGACCCGGTAAAGTTCCCTGAGCTTTAAAACCAGCCGAATACGAATCCGAAGTTTCCGACGAAGCCACTGAGATCCTCTGAGTTGGCAAATTCGATATCGGAACCGCTGATCGATCTGTACCCGGCCATGAGCTGGACTCTAAAGACGCGTGTAATGTTAACCTCTACCCCAGCCGATGGAATAAACACAAATATGGAAGAACTCAGGTATTCGCGGCCGTTATTGGCGTCGTCCGCAGACACCCCGCCCCAACCTAACTTGAGATCGAGTTGAGGGTGAATTACTTCTCCGGGTTTGATCTTGAACCCAGTCCACAATCCACCGTAGCCCATATCGAGCTCTATGACGCGCTCGCCGTCGTTCGTCAAATACGTGTAGTTCTTATTTACGTCGAGACCTTCGCCAAATCCACCGATCCAGAACTTCCGATCGATCAGCATGGCTCCCCCTCCACCGAAACTCGGTGACAACGACCCGTCGATGGCGTGTATACCGAGGTTGAATCCACCAAATCCGCTGATCTCGGCACTATTTAGGTAGCTGAGCAGGGTCTTCGTCTCTTGTGAAATGCCAGTCAGCGGCATCAGGGCAACTAGTAAACAACAAAGAACCTTTTTCATGACTTTATTTTTGTGGAAGATACTTGCTTTTTGCAGAAACGGAAAAGTCGTTTATTAAGTTTGTTCTCATGGAAAAAGAAACCGAGAAGAACAGTCGGTACGACGATCTAGAGCAAATGGATCTACGCACCTTGCTCGACAACATTAACCGGGAAGACAAAACCGTTCCGGAAGCCGTAGTGCGCTCCATGGATCAGATCGAGACACTGGCCGATGCGATCTTTCACAAAATGGAAGCGGGCGGTCGACTTTTCTACCTCGGAGCAGGTACGAGTGGCCGCCTGGGCATCGTGGACGCAAGCGAGTGCCCACCCACGTTCGGCGTCCCTCACGACTGGGTCATCGGCCTCATCGCAGGTGGCGACACAGCCATTCGCAAAGCGGTTGAATTCGCCGAGGATGATCGCGAAGGCGGATGGCGAGACCTTCAAAAGCACGGGATCACAAGCGCCGACATCGTAGTGGGCATCGCCGCCTCGGGAACCACACCATACGTGGTTGGGGCATTAGCATCGTGCCGCAAGGCACAAATCACTACTGGTTGTATCACTTGTAATCGGAATACGCCCTTGCGGGCGGAATCAGACCATCCCGTTGAGGTCGTCGTTGGGCCGGAGTTCGTGACCGGGAGTACCCGCATGAAAGCAGGTACGGCGCAGAAGCTCGTTCTCAATATGTTGACCACGAGCACCATGATCCGACTTGGAAGGGTACAAGGAAATAGAATGGTGGATATGCAATTGAGTAACGATAAACTGGTGGCCCGGGGGACGTATATGGTAATGCACGCCACTGGTTTGAACGAGGAATCAGCCCAGGCGTTACTTCTGCGAGAAGGCAGCGTTCGAAGCGCAATTAAATCATACCAAGATGGGACAACCTAAGACCGACCGTGATAAACTAATGAAAGGCGTAAAGCTCGTCGCTTTCGCCTTTCCTTTCATTTTTGGGGCACCGATCGTGCTCACCCTGGCCTTTGATCCGGAACAGGGAACCTGGTGGCTCACCGTGCTGGCCGCGGTCATGATTCTCGCCGCTTTTTACTTGGGCGGACGAGGCCTCCTGACCATTATTTCGTCCTTTTTCGACCGGACTTCTTGAGGACCTCCGTTATAATGTATTCTAATTGACCATTCGTACTGCGAAACTCGTCAGCGGCCCATTTCTCGACCGCCTTCAAAGTTTCTTCATTCAATCGCAGTGCAAAGGCTTTCTTTTTAGACATTCTCTAGTGATTCAAAGTCCCGGCGTTTACGACCGGTGAAGCGTCTCGGTCTCCACAAAGGACCACCATCAGGTTCGAAACCATCGCGGCCTTCTTTTCTTCGTCGAGCTCGATGATCGATTTCTTCGACAATTGCTCGAGGGCTGTTTCGACCATGCCTACAGCGCCCTCAACGATTTTGAGTCGAGCGGCAACAACAGCAGAAGCCTGTTGGCGCTTGAGCATGGCTCCAGCGATCTCCTGGGCATACGCCAAGTAACCAATACGCGCCTCCATTACTTCGATCCCCGCAATGGCCAACCGCTCATCGAGCTCCTTCTCTAGGTTATCATTCACCTCTTCTTGCCCACTGCGCAGTGTGATCTCAGCCTCTTCGTCGTCGAAGTTGTCGTACGGATACTTGCCGGCGAGCTTACGAACCGCAGCATCGGTCTGTACCCGAACGAAGTTCTCATAATCATCGACCTCAAAAGCAGCGGCAAAAGTGTCTTTTACTTTCCAAACGAGGATCACACTAATGATGATCGGGTTACCCATTTTGTCGTTCACCTTAACGCGTTCACTATCGAAGTTTCGCGCACGGAGCGATATACTTTGCTTGGAGTAAAATGGATTCACCCAAAAGAATCCGTTGGCCTTTACGGTTCCTACATAATCTCCAAACAAGGTGAGCACTTTGGATCCATTGGGATTCAGAAAAAAGAATCCAGGTAAAAACAGGATCGTCGGAATGGCGAGCAGTAGAAAAACTGGATTTGCGGTAACCGCCGTCGATACAATGGTAGTTACCAATAAGACAAGCAAAATAACTAGGCCTACATAGCCTGAAAGCGGTTTGATCGTTTTTTCGTTTGTCATGTCAAGTGATATTATTTTGATATCAATTTAAATAATTATTTCGGATCGTACAAATCTTCTATGTCCCCCATCGATGAACAATCAATAATTTTTATATGTATATACATTGAATATTAGATATATGTACATATATTTGCGCAAACTAAAAAAGACTCAAACAATGAAAAAGGTAGTTTTATTCGGAGCCGTAGCCCTTTTATTCGCCTCTTGTGGAGGAAACGTAGAGGGTGATCGCGCAGAGGCCAACGATGCTCAAGATGTACAAGAGGTATCGGAAGCCGTAGTATACAAAGCCAACACAAAGCAATCGACCATCGCTTGGGAAGGTGCCGATGTGGCCGGAAAGGTACACGACGGAGCCATCAGCCTCAACGAAGGTATGTTGAAAGTGAAAGATGGCGCGTTGGTAGGTGGACAATTCGTCATAGATATGTCGTCGCTCGTTAATCACGACGTAGAAAACGAAGAGTACAATGCGAAGCTCGTTGGGCACTTGAAATCGCCCGACTTCTTCTCTGTTGACTCCTTCCCTACTGCCTCTTTCGAAATAACCTCAGTTGAAGACTATACCGGTACCGAAGGGTTTACTCACACCATCACCGGAAACTTGACCATGAAAGACATCACCAAAAGCATCAGCTTCCCGGCAAATGTTTCCATGGACAACGGAACCATCTCAGCAACTACCGGCTCGTTCGTTATCGATCGCTCCGACTGGAACGTGCGATTCCGCTCAGTGACTTTCTTCGACGCAGCCGAATTGAAAGACAAAGCCATCAAGAACGATATCGGATTAAAGATCAAGTTGGCGGCTCAGGAAGCAAACAACACTACAGCAAGCTTGTAATTGGCCCTCAAGTTTCTCAGAAGACCGTCGGCCCTCACTTGGGTCGACGGTTTTTTATAACAGGATATCGATCAATGCGACATCCAGGTCCGAATAGCGATAGGTGAATCCGGCCCTGATCATTTTCTCCGGACTACAGGCGGTAGACATCAGTACCAACCGGGACTGATCGCCCAGAACCGCCTTCAAAACAAAAGCGGGCACATTGATGGGCCAGACCGGACGTTTCAGTGCGCGTGCGACCCCCCGAGTCATTTCTGCATTGGTCGCCCCTTTGATTCCGACCGCATTATACGCCCCTTTCAGTCCGGAGTTCAAGGCGTGCGAATACATCCGACACAAATCGTCCAAGTGAATCCATGGCATTACCTGTTTACCCGATCCAAGCGGAGCACCCAGAAACCATTTTACGGTCCTCGCAATAACCGGCAACGCCCCGCCCGATTCAGCCAGCACGATCCCGGTCCGCAACAAAACTGCGCGCAATCCGAGGTCCTCAAACCTCTTCGCTTCGGCCTCCCACTCCTGGCAAACCTCCCCCAAGAAATCATGCGACGGCTCGTCGTCTTCACAATACACGTGCTCCAAACTCGAAGGGTAAAATCCAACGGCCGATGAGCTTATAAGGCTGCTTACCTGATGTTCTTGGAATGCCAAAGCCTCGTACAAAGTGCGCAGCGAATCGACCCGACTTGAACGAATGAGCTCGCGATGTTCCGCAGTCCAACGCTTTGCAATAGAAGCACCGGCCAAATTCACAATGTGGTCGACTCCCTCCAATGCATTGGGGTTTATACTGCCTGCGGCAGGATTCCACCCGTATACGGAAACCTCACCTTTAACGAGAGGTTGATCATCGGCCCGAGAGGGCCCAATACTCGTGCTTAAATGCCTCACGGTAAACCCTTGAGCAAGGAGCATTGCGGTCAAGCGCATGCCTACCAAGCCGTTGCCTCCTGTAATCAATATCGTACCTTTGCTATCCGACATAGGTGAATTTAGGCATTAAACGATTTTTTTACGTTAGGTGTTCTAAAACAAAGCGATTATCTGTGCACGAACTCGAGCCATTTTACAACTGGAGACATCTGTACATCGCCAGTCAGGACGAGCGATCGCCCTTTTACGGGCACCACAACTCGGAGGTGTATTTCACTAACCATATCTACGGGTATTACATTCACCCGCAGTGGGACCCCATCGGTTCAGAAACGCTGTACTTGAAGCAACTTTACACCGATTACGAAGTCGGGTTTACCATCATAGAGCTCATCGGCGAATGGAATGACTGCCTACACAACGACATCATGTTCCTGAAACGCGATATTATCGATAAAATGATCGCTCAGGGAATCGATAAGTTCGTATTGATCGGCGAAAACGTGCTTAATTTTCACGCTTCGGATGAGTTGTATTACGAAGAGTGGTTCGAGGATATAGAAGACGGCTGGGTAGCCCTGGTGAACTTCCGCGATTTCATTCAACGCGAAATGAACGAGGTCGGCATCGACCAGTATTTTGCATCGGGTGGCAAGCTAGAAAATCTGGCGTGGCGCACGGCCGACCCCAATGTTCTGTACCACAATATAGAGCCCTTGGTCCTTCGCCGGCCGGATCCTGCTTAAAACCCGCTGCGCATGATCAGGT encodes:
- a CDS encoding helix-turn-helix transcriptional regulator; the encoded protein is MESICKNLRVIREIKGLSQEYMSLKLHISQSAYAKLERGETRMTVQRLKEICSILEIDVPQLFRESHLLERLQGRSAPSVSPEVRLKANYMTHLDSLQDELLLLKEERKRLLRILEQLSRPPKSA
- the murQ gene encoding N-acetylmuramic acid 6-phosphate etherase; the encoded protein is MEKETEKNSRYDDLEQMDLRTLLDNINREDKTVPEAVVRSMDQIETLADAIFHKMEAGGRLFYLGAGTSGRLGIVDASECPPTFGVPHDWVIGLIAGGDTAIRKAVEFAEDDREGGWRDLQKHGITSADIVVGIAASGTTPYVVGALASCRKAQITTGCITCNRNTPLRAESDHPVEVVVGPEFVTGSTRMKAGTAQKLVLNMLTTSTMIRLGRVQGNRMVDMQLSNDKLVARGTYMVMHATGLNEESAQALLLREGSVRSAIKSYQDGTT
- a CDS encoding Arc family DNA-binding protein is translated as MSKKKAFALRLNEETLKAVEKWAADEFRSTNGQLEYIITEVLKKSGRKRTK
- a CDS encoding TIGR01777 family oxidoreductase gives rise to the protein MSDSKGTILITGGNGLVGMRLTAMLLAQGFTVRHLSTSIGPSRADDQPLVKGEVSVYGWNPAAGSINPNALEGVDHIVNLAGASIAKRWTAEHRELIRSSRVDSLRTLYEALAFQEHQVSSLISSSAVGFYPSSLEHVYCEDDEPSHDFLGEVCQEWEAEAKRFEDLGLRAVLLRTGIVLAESGGALPVIARTVKWFLGAPLGSGKQVMPWIHLDDLCRMYSHALNSGLKGAYNAVGIKGATNAEMTRGVARALKRPVWPINVPAFVLKAVLGDQSRLVLMSTACSPEKMIRAGFTYRYSDLDVALIDILL
- a CDS encoding transketolase, whose translation is MSSDSNSKTDQNISFDDFKAEVIKDYRIGVESREASLLGRREVLTGKAKFGIFGDGKEVAQLAMAKVFRNGDFRSGYYRDQTFMMAIDALSIQEHFAALYAHPDIDIEPASGGRQMGGHFATQSLTEDGTWKELTAQKNSSADISPTAGQMARLVGLAQASKVYRNNEALSDRTQFSKKGNEIAFGTIGNASTSEGVFFEAINAIGVLQVPVVMSVWDDEYGISVPAKYQTTKENISEILKGFQLDETGSGFEILKVEGWNYPALVETYQKAERIAREEHVPVLIHVVEVTQPQGHSTSGSHERYKSPERLQWEKDNDCLLKMKQWMLESAIATEEELETIEKESVKAVRVAKSEAWKAFLAPIKDECSKAIELIRQCANESGQKAFINKIADDLDAMMDPIRRGIHHSIRRTLWLSRGEHTEARATLQQFLDVERQKNSDRYNSHLYSESAFSARKVEPVNAEYEGNKEAVDGRMVLRNNFDRILSERPDVLIFGEDSGKIGDVNQGLEGLQDKHGESRVFDTGIRESTIVGQGIGMAMRGLRPIAEIQYLDYLLYALQTMSDDLATLQYRTKGRQKAPLIIRTRGHRLEGIWHSGSPMGMIVHACRGINVLVPRDMTRAAGFYNTLLDSDEPGLIVECLNGYRLKENMPSNLAEIRTPVGVPEVIAEGTDVTLVTYGSNCRIALEAAKYIGELGISIEIIDVQSLVPFDLDHMIVEHLKNTNRVVFLDEDVPGGASAYMMQKVLEEQGGYYHLDSEPVTIASKEHRPAYGSDGDYFSKPSVDDVVEAVYGLMREADPVKFPEL
- a CDS encoding YceI family protein, producing MKKVVLFGAVALLFASCGGNVEGDRAEANDAQDVQEVSEAVVYKANTKQSTIAWEGADVAGKVHDGAISLNEGMLKVKDGALVGGQFVIDMSSLVNHDVENEEYNAKLVGHLKSPDFFSVDSFPTASFEITSVEDYTGTEGFTHTITGNLTMKDITKSISFPANVSMDNGTISATTGSFVIDRSDWNVRFRSVTFFDAAELKDKAIKNDIGLKIKLAAQEANNTTASL
- a CDS encoding SPFH domain-containing protein yields the protein MTNEKTIKPLSGYVGLVILLVLLVTTIVSTAVTANPVFLLLAIPTILFLPGFFFLNPNGSKVLTLFGDYVGTVKANGFFWVNPFYSKQSISLRARNFDSERVKVNDKMGNPIIISVILVWKVKDTFAAAFEVDDYENFVRVQTDAAVRKLAGKYPYDNFDDEEAEITLRSGQEEVNDNLEKELDERLAIAGIEVMEARIGYLAYAQEIAGAMLKRQQASAVVAARLKIVEGAVGMVETALEQLSKKSIIELDEEKKAAMVSNLMVVLCGDRDASPVVNAGTLNH